Proteins encoded in a region of the Vicia villosa cultivar HV-30 ecotype Madison, WI linkage group LG5, Vvil1.0, whole genome shotgun sequence genome:
- the LOC131608021 gene encoding thaumatin-like protein produces MSPMKISLLSMFTLCLLSAQAANFEIVNRCSYTVWPAGIPRGGGRQLNSGQSYVLDIPAGTSGRIWGRTGCRFDGSGRGSCQTGDCAGALSCSVSGKPPTTLAEFTLNGGNNQDYFDISVIDDFNIPMQYGPTSNGCNKVRTCREKSCPDAYQYPSDDTKTVSCPGGTNYRIAFCP; encoded by the coding sequence ATGTCTCCCATGAAAATATCATTGTTGTCTATGTTCACTCTTTGCTTGTTATCTGCACAGGCAGCAAATTTTGAAATTGTCAACCGATGCTCTTACACTGTCTGGCCAGCTGGCATTCCCAGAGGTGGTGGTAGGCAGTTGAATTCAGGACAGTCATATGTCTTAGACATTCCTGCTGGAACCTCAGGTCGAATTTGGGGCCGAACTGGTTGCAGATTCGATGGCTCAGGCCGTGGTAGTTGTCAAACCGGTGACTGCGCTGGTGCCCTAAGTTGCTCTGTATCTGGTAAACCCCCTACCACACTTGCTGAATTCACTCTTAACGGTGGAAACAATCAGGATTACTTTGATATATCTGTGATTGATGATTTCAACATTCCAATGCAATATGGTCCAACCTCTAATGGATGCAACAAAGTGCGAACTTGTAGAGAAAAGTCTTGCCCAGATGCTTATCAGTATCCCAGTGATGATACTAAAACAGTTTCATGCCCAGGTGGTACCAACTACAGAATTGCCTTCTGCCCTTGA